In Sphingobacterium zeae, one genomic interval encodes:
- a CDS encoding S41 family peptidase, translating into MIKYPLFQILLFLCLSSFSQTFKSDSVKSFVDNSINLIRSNAVDTTNINLIESILYSKAKNLDTVSDLAPLYTEVFRLLRDHHGSLKYKDRTYGWDKAERPENTYLKGRLKTEKAVVSQIIDRRTAYLRIPGNHDFAFKKVDSIANDITAHINKVSTAKIKAWIIDLRTNTGGNMYPIFLGLQEFIGDNMVFGGFRNAQGLSSGQWEIRDGNMRIDGIKLLRQVQLKKPLKKDIPLIILTSCYTASAGEMTAISLIGRKNTYIVGEPTADYTTAVQGFTISKEAGINLSTDYVVDRNSKIYTGNILPDVEVLQGDNFENLKRDKKILKALELLNK; encoded by the coding sequence GTGATCAAGTATCCTCTATTCCAAATTTTGCTATTTCTCTGTCTTTCGTCTTTTTCGCAAACGTTTAAAAGTGACAGCGTCAAATCATTTGTGGACAACTCCATTAACCTCATCAGATCAAACGCCGTTGATACGACCAACATCAACCTGATTGAAAGCATCTTATATAGCAAAGCAAAAAATCTGGATACAGTATCTGACCTAGCTCCACTATATACTGAGGTCTTTCGCCTGCTCAGGGATCATCACGGATCACTTAAATACAAGGATAGAACCTACGGCTGGGACAAGGCTGAGCGACCTGAAAACACTTATCTAAAAGGGAGGTTAAAAACTGAAAAGGCGGTAGTCAGCCAGATCATTGATCGTAGAACAGCGTACCTCAGGATACCCGGCAATCATGACTTTGCATTTAAGAAAGTCGACAGCATTGCCAATGATATCACAGCCCATATCAACAAAGTATCCACTGCAAAGATAAAGGCATGGATCATCGACTTAAGAACAAATACCGGTGGCAATATGTATCCTATTTTCTTGGGTTTGCAAGAGTTTATCGGTGATAACATGGTTTTCGGAGGTTTTAGAAATGCACAGGGCTTATCATCCGGGCAATGGGAAATCAGGGATGGAAACATGCGGATTGACGGCATTAAATTGCTTAGGCAGGTACAATTAAAAAAACCATTAAAAAAAGATATTCCCCTGATTATCCTTACGAGTTGCTACACCGCCAGCGCTGGTGAAATGACGGCTATATCGTTAATCGGAAGAAAAAACACGTATATCGTTGGTGAACCAACGGCTGACTATACGACCGCTGTGCAGGGCTTCACGATCAGCAAGGAAGCTGGAATAAATCTTTCCACCGACTATGTCGTTGACAGAAATTCAAAGATTTACACCGGAAATATCCTGCCTGATGTTGAAGTTTTGCAAGGCGATAATTTTGAAAATCTCAAGAGAGACAAGAAAATCCTAAAAGCACTGGAACTACTCAACAAATAA